Below is a genomic region from Gadus morhua chromosome 4, gadMor3.0, whole genome shotgun sequence.
CACCAAACGTTGATGTCTCTTCATGATGACATATTCTAGTCAATGTAAGGCATTCTCAATGCACACATGAGCCTATTGtattaaatgtaggcctatatttattATCAAAATTTTACTAAAAGTGGTTAACCTTTCATCTAAATATTTCAATAATATTTCAGCCTCGTGGGAACATCCAAATCTCGCGAGATCACATTCTGTTTCCGAATGACATAACGTTAAATAGCCtttacattcatttattttgttttttttaaaaatgtgaATGAGTTCGAGCCGTGGTTCGCTGGATGTCCATGTGAATGGCAAGGGGACAGCAGTGCATAATGATTGATTGAGGACCTGAGTGGGGTCCATTCAGCAGCCCACAGTACGACGGCGTAGTGGGCTGACCGCAGGTCAAGAGTTCACATGAATCCCGCTTCCCTCCCCTCGTCCTACTCTGGATGTCATTCCTTTtcatcttcttctccctctctcataccTCTCTTTTTCTTGCTTTCATCTCTCGCGGCTGACTCCACAAAACTCTTACTTTGAAATATATTAATGCATCGAAGTAACATAACTAGGCCTAATAGGGGAATTGTTATTGgtcattattataattgtattctATATGTTGCCCTGCATTCTATGAAACATCCATGCTATCTTCTTATCACATTGTGCCTATGGAAAACCAGATCCATCTTAATTCTTAAATTTGCTTACTTAtcagatttattttcttgtaAATTGACCCCTTTCCGTTCCAAACAATAATAATTGGTCATCCATCCAACAATGAGTAGCCATTAGTAATAGCCTACCCTATAATTACTTCAACAGAATGTATCAGCATGTTAGGAAAGGTTTGGCTTGGACACGATGGGTTGCCTTGCATCCCATTATCTGACACACAGAGCTTCAGTTGTTAGTTTTTCTGTGGGATCCGTAACTGATACGTTAATCCACTATAAAAGACTGAACACCAGTACTGTACTTGTGGTCCTCCCAAATAAAAGCACAACTCCACAAAGATGTCTTGTGGTACTCCAAAGTAAAAGCGTTATTTGAACAGAATGCTCTCTTGTGTAATAACAAATAAAAGCGCAGCTAAACTAGAACACTCTCTGCAGCCATTCAAAATAAACGCACAACTCAATTAGAACACTCACCTGGGGTcctgaaaaaataaaagcatgacTCAACTAGAACGCTTTCGGGTGGTCCTCACCCGAAAGCGCGACCCCACCTGAACCAACTGTCTGGTCTGGTGgtccccccagcagcagcatgccGTCGTGGGGGGCCCTGCTGGCCCAGCTGAGCGGGGTCAACCGCTACTCCACCAGCTTGGGGAAGGTGTGGCTGTCGGTGCTCTTCATCTTCAGGGTGATGGTGCTGATCGTGGCGGCCGAGAGCGTGTGGGGAGACGAGCAGACAGACTTCACCTGTAACACCCTGCAGGTGAGTCCGTCGCCCACGGTAACCAGGTATGAGGAGAAACCTGGCAGGGAAATAGTGATTCGAACCCGATTCTATGATGATGCATGATGCTATTGGTAATTGTAAAATCAACATTGATGCAAATAACATGACAGTTCTTCTCTGCTTCAGTACATCATCAACATTATTTCTATCAATATTTTGCATAATTTGCTGACAACTGCCTCATAAAAAAAAGCAACAGTAAAATACCTTATTAAACTATTGTTTTCTTTTGTATCAAAAAAATGATACCGAACATCATACTATGTGATAACCAGCCATAGTTAGCCGCGCATGACCAGGTTTAAGCAGTTATGGGTTAAGCCAAGGGTTGGCTGACATTAAGCCAAACCTCAAAAAAAGCACCACCATCTGGTAGGGAATTGCTATCGCATCTCAACCCCCTTCTTTTACATCTCTTTCCTCCTGCTCCCTTGCTCTCCCAAGCCGGGCTGTGAGAACGTCTGCTACGACCACTTCTTCCCCGTCTCCCACATCAGACTCTGGTGTCTCCAGCTGGTCTTCGTCTCCACGCCCACCCTCCTCGTCGCCATGCACGTGGCCTACCGTAACCACGGCGACAAAAAGAGACTCCTACAGGTGCGTGTCAGTTGGCTTTTTTAACGCTCCCGTTTGAACCCTTTTATGTAAACAGTTCCAACTGTTTCCACAAGTAAAAACATTTGTGTATTAGGAAATTACTGATTTTTATGTTTTGAATATACCATACCTTGTCAAATGTTATTATTAAATGCTCTATTCCTATTTTCGTGCTTTGTCGAGCAATATATTTGTCTGTGAAAAAAACCTAGAAAGTAGAGACTTTTTTGAATATACCATACATTGTCAAACGTTAATAAATCTACTATTCGTATTTGTGTGCTTTGTTAAGCTTCCTGCGTtaaaattaaagctgcattccAGGTCAAATGTGTGCATTTCTATAAGGTCTTTGGATGTCTCTTTTGTTCTACTCTACTCCCTTTATCACTTTGTTTCCCTGCCAGGCGTCTGAGCGGGCTGGTCTCTTTGGCACCCGTGGTTCCGAGGCCGAGGAGGCAGAGCTAGAGAACCTGAAGAGGCGGAGACTCCAGCTGactggcgccctctggtggacgTACGCCTGCAGCCTTGTGGTCCGGCTGCTGTTTGAAGCGGGCTtcatgtacgcacgcacagcCCTGGGCTGGGTCCCTGCCCGACCCACAAATCACAACCTaccatgggcgtcagtttggtttgaaatgtgctggggacagagacgcattcggaagtgaattgttagaagtgctgggtacaatgaggatgcactcctttttctctccttagtgccggtaatgaaaggttctgaaagacggcatagccatgtagctaattactaaggaataaaatgtaggcctatacaaaatcggtctggcacgttttatgaagaaaacgttttcaaaaagcatcggacatatgacccactatgttctgctccatgtatccaatgttgacaacgtgacatgatatggctaagctaacaacctaaacaagaggagctaagAAAGGAATataactgcgtgtttaagttcagaagtgccaaaggtgtggctacacacagcactacaaaagtgatcaagattgaaaaagaaaaaaatatttgttgcacagctgaacgctgtatctaCGTAaaaggattagggccacacatgtaaaaaaaaattaagttctgactttattctcagaattctgagagaaaagtcagaattctgactttaatctcagaattctgacattaatctcagaattccgacattaatctcagaattctgagataaaaagtcagaattctgacattaatctcagaattctgacttttttctcagaattctgagattaaagtcagaattctgacattaatctcagaattctgagaaaaaagtcagaattctgacattaatctcagaattctgactttaatctcagaattctgagaaaaaagtcagaattctgactttaaagtcagaactacgggtatctgtaaggaccaacctccgtgggagagacactttgctttatgcagtaggaggaaacctatggaaagccaagaaagccacaatccggccctagaagcgcggtaaaagtgcacgtcccatagccaactcaccaactcccatagccaactcaccaagtccagtattcagaattcaaagcatttattcacaaatacgttctattttttttgacaagcggagccgacagtcctgtgcaagtatgcaaattagccatgggcgccaaacagaagatattgttgtggatatgtaggctggttagttgtggttgtttgtggtcttagtgaaacagctttgccttggagttggagaagttggagtgattgtgtgaatgtgcgagagagagcgcacctgccgtggtgatgttgggcttgttgttggcttatatgtgatcaatgatgtatctgtctgatcgtattagctgtagatggatggttaaataatgtcacaagaacggtcatactgcaggctcttatttgcaaatgcactgattgtgtgcctgtctccgatatgctatatacctggcatttattcagttcatgttcttctgagcgcgcaagaactgtgccaattattgtcgtgtttgcattgtaatgcacaactttgcccctccctgttataaaataacgtgcatcccaacaactttagccaatgcaggctcctattgctataccagtgtgtttaacgtgtgtgcgtgtgtgtctgtgtgtgtgtgtgtgtgtgtgtgtgtgtgtgtgtgtgtgtgtgtgtgtgtgtgtgtgtgtgtgtgtgtgtgtgtgtgtgtgtgtgtgtgtgtgtgtgtgtgtgtgtgtgtgtgtgtgcgtgtgtttgtgtgttgtcatgtaggctatagatatagattgattgtcttggcttgcttgcatccatgaaatattgtaatgttatggcctagctggctactgcatatcgagaacaatctggggatgagggcatccccgaatattgacgggtatttcgaacactgccatctcaatatatagcctaacatatacaaatatatcagtgtactagacacaaatgtattttccactagctagtggtggtcattacattgtagtgaaactagtaaagacaacacagctttatgttacggcgaaacatggaggcactgcagctctagtctcgacaatgcgttactttagtctggtatttctcttcactgattgtttagacagccttcaaacttagtggtcaagcaaagaagagggagggctcgttctgcatacctaatagccggagtgaataactaatagccggagttaataactaatagccggagtgaatgactaatagccgcggctattactcattcaaaaccgtacggaattcttgccaaaccgcacaggttttgcacttttaccgcgccattctattctttccataggtttcctcctactgcataaagcaaagtgtctctcccacggaggttggtccttacagatacccgtagttctgactttaaagtcagaattctgacttttttctcagaattctgagattaatgtcagaattctgacttttttctcagaattctgagattaatgtcagaattctgactttaatctcagaattctgagaaaaaagtcagaattctgagattaaagtcagaattctgactctattctcagaattctgagattaaagtcagaattctgacttttttctcagaattctgagaataaagtcagaacttaattttttttttacatgtgtggccctaatcctcttccgtatgtATCACAtgaggagctggctgttctaaattcacaacacgcattccatcaaaactataGCCTatatcaggcattctgaccaaaactcatgaactccccccctcaattattccagaattcaagaatgaccaaaagtcactttgtgtcaactgactgtccaccgactatcaattgcaagttaaaacacccgaccacttgagtgcaaaaaacacaaaagacctcgccacagcaccagcaaatcttaagcaataaatatcgcgtcttacctttatttatgcggcagtggtctgcagatgcatcccgcggtgtagcctaccacatccatttagttcaacaggttatcgttctgatactgtccatggtactagcaaactgctctggtgcttcttacctatgtattcaggctaaaatgacttgattgtctgatgcctcatcatcccagccaaagagtattggtattattagtaatggctacttgccaaatcgaaaaaataacttcacacagtgtgtctttttccaatgaattttgttatcattcgtagcgttgatcagcagagaaataattcgccaaagtcgttgacggggcgaacaggacactgacgcgcagcgagggtaattgcttcccactgaaggggcttaaattcgaccggcgacgttctatacattatcccgcttattacacggctccttgccaaaacgaaaaaatgacttcacatggtgtggcttgttacaatttatttgtttccagcattcgtagtgttgatcagcagagaaatagtccgccgaagacgttgacgtcgcttagcaaccgaagacgctggggttgaaaagttaccggacctcttgaggagtgataccaaagacgtcattataggcaaaaagtcctttgttttccttgacagcggtcaatttatatctagcattcaccgcgaagttgtgaagagcccatgcaagtgaacggagcgttccaaggcattgagaagacccgtgttattatacataataattaaactcgattttttttttttaaagtggtgggtacaaaatgattcatgacgaaatctggtggggacgcgtccccggcgtaatcgacgcctatgcaaCCTACACTCATAATCTGAGCGTTTGACCACCCATGCTGTCAGATTTGACCCCATATGATGTCATTACTTCATAATTATTATATTCAGGGGGACCAgtatttaaaggtgacatataccaccaggtgtgagtgtggttagaCGGTAAAAGCTGTTTTGTCagacatctaggtggacacgaatacttgtgatgtcagaagaggccgattctCAAAACGGctcgtaacggctaatcactcacacccggtggtataatatgtcccctttaaacgaAAACGGTCACCCAATACCAAAATGAAATGCCTTCCGTTGAGCATTTGAAaaccccccctttttttttctctgtttaaTGAATGCGGGATTAGTCCGGGACTTCGTCTAACCCCGTCcctcctctgtcccccctctTTCCCACTGCGTCTTCCCCAGGTACGTCCTGTACGCGCTCTACCGCGGCTTCCAGATGCCGCGGCTGGTGCAGTGCGTGGAGTGGCCCTGCCCCAACGTGGTGGACTGCTTCGTGTCGCGGCCCACCGAGAAGACGGTGTTCACCGTGTTCATGGCGTCCGCCTCCAGCGTCTGCATGCTCCTCAACGTGGCCGAGCTGGCCTACCTGGTCGTCAAGGCCGTCACTAGGTATGGGACGGTTGTGCTACACTTTAGCTCCATCTGCTGGTAGGGACGTCGGTAACACTTTGCACTATGGGTACCtttattaacctttaatgcAGTAAGCATTATTGtgtagcattagcatagggtttagggttagggctaggggggCTGGGTTAGAAGTAAAGGGATTGGAGATGATGTGCCAGTGCAACCAGAGTAACTGTAACCCTTACACTGACCATAACCTTATTTATTAATGTAGAAATTAAAAACCTTAGTTAACATTAGCAACATTAGTAAATGATGAGTTAACTGTTAATAACCGGTGCTTATTATCGCAATAACTAATCATAGGTATTTAGGTTATTCATTTTACCCCGACTGTAAAGCCTCGGGCATCTATCACTGTGTCAACAGGACCCTCTAACGATTTGGGATTACATTTCTCGAATGAAATTTCTTATACATCCTTGTTTTCATTAGATATCCCATGTGATGCCACCTCATACCGACCCTCAGTCTTGTGTTGACGCTCGGTTATCATGTTCTTCTCTAACCTCCAGGAAGTCTTGAGAGAGACGCTTCCTGACTCCGCCTACTCCTCTCAGGGGCCCTCGCTATATAAAAGGGCCCCTTGGAACGAGTAGGGCCCCCATTGCTGAGCTCCACTTCGGGGGCAGGATGGAGTTGGACTTCATTGATtaatggattgattgattgattgattgattgattgattgattgattgattgattgattgattgattgattgattgattgattgattgattgatcgattgattgattggttgtCCTCTTACTTTGCTTGAGCCACTGATCCTCTCTCTGCATATCATAGTGGTCAGCGGCTTTTAAAAATGTAGCTCTAATATCAGGCTAGATACAATGTTTGTACAGATTCATGTTCAGTAGTCTCTGTGATGTGTCCTCCATCTGGATTTGAAAGCTCTCGtttaactgttgtttttttctaatcAAATCTCAGCTAATCAAATGTGACACTTtccactgtaaaaaaaatacacttctGTTTGGTTTTTATCCTTGCATCGTTTTTTGGggtaaatatatgtataatatttgtgtatataacatttgtatatatttctataatTGGTAGACTAGGGGGGCAgagtgtatatctatatatctatatctatatctataattGCGGGTAGACTAGGGGGACAGCAGGGTGTTGGTTCGTCAGCTTACTacgttcaccccccccccccccccccccccccctccctgcgcATGATGACACAACGTCAATACGCCGACGGTCCGGCCACGCGGGACGCAACGGCAGCGCTTCGCCGTGCCCCCCAAACGGCACGCTGTACACGCGCCCGTGGACTAGTCTCGTaatttctcactctctccctctctctctctctctcttatcgcTGTTGCTTTACGCAATCACATTTTCCCATTTCTGtcgctgtcgtttttttctctccttcccGTACGTTTTTGGCCTCGAGTCCCCGCCGTGGGAAATAAACCCCCAAGAGGAGAAACCAAAAAAAGTTTCCGCCGGCCgctcagagagaagagaggtaaGCATCGGAGCTGCTGCGAGGCGCCCTCGGCTGttgggggggagtgggagggaggggaagggggggggggggggcaggcggagggaggggaggagggacttTCACCTTCTTCCCCACCTGTGTGGATTATCTGGTGTTCTGTCACCACCGGATACCGCGACTCTGATGGTTACCAGGTCTTGGATAGCCGTCATGCGTCCGGAGGCGCGCCTTTTACGCATGGCGCGGGAACCAGTGTTAAGCCCCCGGTTCGTTTCATTTGACGAGGAATAATAACGTCAAACCCCACAACAGTATTGGGTTTTTTAAGAAACACGACAGTGAACCTGCCTTTGTTACcccggtttgtgtgtgtgtgtgtgtgtgtgtgtgtgtgtgtgtgtgtgtgtgtgtgtgtgtgtgtgtgtgtgtgtgtgtgtgtgtgtgtgtgcgtgcgtgcgtgcgtgcgtgcgtgcgtgcgtgtgtgtgtgtgtgtgtgtgagagtgcgtgcgtgtgagtgtgtgtgtgtatgcgtggttgGTTCTCTTTTGTTTTCTGGGACGGGTGACAGTTCACTTAGTTCAGCCAGGGCACGTTTGTGTCAGAGGTTGATGTTGTGATAGTATAGTAAAAAATATGGTTAATTAATCAAATTGCAATTTCAAGTTGCATTTCGTTTGATCGTTTGGTTTCAGTATTTCATTCgttatttaatttcattattTCATTTCAATAGGATATACATTCACATCGACACACCCTACTATAGTATTCAAATGACCTCTGTTGTTTTAGCTTTTGTAGAAATGTGTCAAACTTTAAAAAGGAAAGTGCTCCGGTTTCCAGAACaattcagggttagggttaaaataTAAATCGGTCACTGTTAATTGAACTGCAAAAACATAACTAACAAGAGCAAATGCTAGTATAAGAATCAGGTATGCAGGCATGTGTCTacgggcttgtgtgtgtgtgtgtgtgtttgtgtgtgtgtgtgtgtgtgtgtgtgtgtgtgtgtgtgtgtgtgtgtgtgtgtgtgtgtgtgtgtgtgtgtgtgtgtgtgtgtgtgtgtgtgtgtgtgtgtgtgtgtgtgtgtgtgtgagtgtgtgtgtgtgtgagcttgtgctGTAGTCTGTCTGTATATACACATGGGGTATCAATCTATCCCAGACAAACATTTGTCCTTCTCAGCAGTTCTGCAATGTGATGAGTCTAGTGGTCAACATGGACGACTTGTTATCCTCGCATTCACTGGCTATAGATGGACCACCATTGTTCAGCAGATAGCccgcatgacacacacacacacacacacgcacacacacacacacacacgcacacacacacatacgcacacacgcacgcacgcacacacgcacgcacgcacgcacgcacgtacacacacacacacacaccgagtgaTTCATTCTTCCATGTAAATGTATAACAGCATTTGTATGAAGATGTTCTGACACAATACATTTATGTGATTCTAATTAACAGGAAGGGTGTAGGAATTGTTTAACTTGAAATCCTGCAATCACTTTTGCCAATATTGgtcccacacacccacattagTAGATGATTAGCAATAATGTGTTTTGCTGTTCTtggctaaatatatatgtcttgtttttctttatatatatatccttaTAATCTGTCGTCTTGTTGTATACAATTGATTGTTTAGTCAAGTTCCGTATTCACCAGTTCATTGAACTAGTCCGGGGAGGTCTTGTGCTGTTCACCCCAGGATCCCCTCCCTTTCCCAAGGCTAGAAATTGACTGAAGCATGGGTGACTGGAGCTTTCTGGGACGCCTTCTGGAGAATGCTCAGGAACACTCAACTGTGATCGGCAAGGTGAATCAATTGTTGGATGATTTACAGCAAAATATTACACTATATTATACTTATTTAGTTGATAGTTttgtccaaagtgacttacaataaaaAGGCAAAAGTCGTGTTTACATTCTTGGGTGAAAACATATCCCCATATTGAATAGTTTGGTAAACTCAGTAGTTCGGTAAATCCAATAGTTCTGTGGACTCAATAGTTGTGTAGAGCCAATAGTTGTGCAAACCAAATAGTTCTGTAACCTTGATAGTTCTGTAAATTCAATAGTTCTGTAAACTCAATAGATCTGTAAACTTAAGGATTCTTTAAACCCAATAGTTCTGTAAACCCAATAGTTATGTTAACCCGATAATTCTGTAAACTCAATATTTCTGTAAACCTATACTGTAAACCTATATTTCTGCAAACCTGTATTTCTGTAAACTCAATACTTCTGTAAACCCAAGAGATCTTGTAACCCTATAGTTCTGTAAACCACATAGTTATGTCAACCCAATCGTTATGTAAACTCAATAGTTCTGTAAACCTAATAATTCTGTAAAATCAATAGTTCTGTAAACCTATTAATTAGGTTTATTCAATAATTCTGTAAACCTAATAATTCTGTAAATTCAATTCTGATAATGAAAAACGAATACATTGCGTTGCAATGCACTTCCTCTCTCACAcgttctcctttctctctttcttccaacTCCCCTCCCTCATACCTCATCCCTCATCAACCCGTGCGGATCTttacgaccccccccccataaccaacccccccccacccacccacccccaaccAGGTGTGGCTGACCGTCCTCTTCATCTTCCGCATTCTGGTGCTGGGCGCGGCCGCAGAGGAGGTGTGGGGAGACGAGCAGTCGGACTTCACCTGCAACACGCAGCAGCCCGGTTGCGAGAACGTCTGCTACGACCAGGCCTTCCCCATCTCCCACGTGCGCTTCTGGGTGCTGCAGATCATCTTCGTGTCCACGCCCACGCTCATCTACCTGGGCCACGTGCTGCACATCGTGCGCATGGAGGAGAAGCGGcgtgagaaggaggaggagctgcggaAGGCGGGCTGGCGCAGCGAGGAGCTCCTCGGGCAGGATGGTGGCGGGGGCGGCtacggcggcggtggcggcggcggcggtggcggcggcggcggtggcggcggaggaggaggcgggaagAAGGAGAGGCCGCCGATCCGCGACGAGCACGGGAAGATCCGCATCCGCGGGGCGCTGCTCCGGACCTACGTCTTCAACATCATCTTCAAGACCCTTCTGGAGGTGGGCTTCATCCTGGGCCAGTACTCCCTCTACGGCTTCCGCCTCAAGCCGCTGTACAAGTGCGGCCGCTGGCCTTGCCCCAACACGGTGGACTGCTTCATCTCCAGGTCAGAGGCTTGCTCACACTTCAGGGGGTTCTTAGGGGGGGCCTTGGAGAATACGAACCCCGGGATACAGCGATGAAGATATTCActgtttctgttttcttttttctgtctttttaattttttttgtctttttctcgCCCTTATGTTCTCAGTATTATTGTGTGCTTTTCGTCCTTTCATGCGTTATACCTACTATGTCGATTATGCTTCGATGATGCCTTGCTCCAGTATCTCTTTGCCTCTGTGCTTTAATGCGCATGTCATACATACAACTTATGATCGATTTATGTTGCTTGGTTGATTGTATACGTATTTTTTCAAACAACTACATCCTTTGCTAATAACGAATTTGTACCATTGTCCCAAGACGAATATGAAACTATGTATCACCTCCACAGGTTCTGAAACCCAAGGCTGCCTTGTTGTTCCTTCTGTTCCCAGGCCCACTGAGAAaaccatcttcatcatcttcatgctGGTGGTGGCCTGCATCTCCCTGCTGCTCAACCTGCTAGAGATGTACCACCTGGGCTGGAAGAAGGTCAAACACAGCGTCACCCACAAGTTCGCGGCTGACTGCGGGTCCCTGCGGCTGGGCCCCGGCGACGACGCCGGTGACCCCCGGGCGGTCCCCGAGTGCGCCACCCTGGTTTCGGACCACTGCCTGCAAGGCTACACCGGCAG
It encodes:
- the LOC115542379 gene encoding gap junction beta-6 protein-like, translated to MPSWGALLAQLSGVNRYSTSLGKVWLSVLFIFRVMVLIVAAESVWGDEQTDFTCNTLQPGCENVCYDHFFPVSHIRLWCLQLVFVSTPTLLVAMHVAYRNHGDKKRLLQASERAGLFGTRGSEAEEAELENLKRRRLQLTGALWWTYACSLVVRLLFEAGFMYVLYALYRGFQMPRLVQCVEWPCPNVVDCFVSRPTEKTVFTVFMASASSVCMLLNVAELAYLVVKAVTRKS
- the LOC115542330 gene encoding gap junction alpha-3 protein-like, with the protein product MGDWSFLGRLLENAQEHSTVIGKVWLTVLFIFRILVLGAAAEEVWGDEQSDFTCNTQQPGCENVCYDQAFPISHVRFWVLQIIFVSTPTLIYLGHVLHIVRMEEKRREKEEELRKAGWRSEELLGQDGGGGGYGGGGGGGGGGGGGGGGGGGGKKERPPIRDEHGKIRIRGALLRTYVFNIIFKTLLEVGFILGQYSLYGFRLKPLYKCGRWPCPNTVDCFISRPTEKTIFIIFMLVVACISLLLNLLEMYHLGWKKVKHSVTHKFAADCGSLRLGPGDDAGDPRAVPECATLVSDHCLQGYTGRSTMERVRYLPVQNSSCALALSPDATAAATTAPMKINADAFPDDDGFLRGGEVPGRLPALELNWRNAALEVSGPMGKADSPAPSALAPSYCSSSSSSSSSCGKSRAPPRWEGPPSPRLPSLPSHLMWDEEAEDGGPPGRVTVVTRAQMHRPPPAAVATDVRRLSRASKVSGPRGRPDDLVV